Proteins encoded within one genomic window of Paramisgurnus dabryanus chromosome 11, PD_genome_1.1, whole genome shotgun sequence:
- the smarcad1a gene encoding SWI/SNF-related matrix-associated actin-dependent regulator of chromatin subfamily A containing DEAD/H box 1A isoform X2, whose product MSLFSLERFRFQKDKAADGRSKSSDRSSSDKENHRGKLQRHGLEDGSSDDKAVRMGKDSLSKDMEDKVSKLMEMFPQKSKKDLLAVVESTSTLEGAVAHCLLVYGEKDSGRQKGKTRHNEDDENAQPMKRRKITRSDTEDEEDSEEEENQEPSREKQEALLRKLKKKIPDFEKDVLRDVLREHDWDYENALGSLLMFSSTDSSSPEDQRKPKAKSSHSEVKNAKSLQKPESSSSLSKWLTAAPSPVRNVSTPSTPKTHKVASSNNTIKNDSFKRKKDNDLRVDNISASEGEEEEEELDSEVDSISDDLESDDDEDDIAPHLQDQIIQFLQEASLDELVLISLCSVKKAQRIISLRPFNSWKDVKEQFFKDNGLSIDLVHGCKVVLKERQVVRDLMGRCEKIAQKMTKDVTQVIEAGMGSMKQPKVLNSKFHLQPYQLIGLKWLILLHQHKLSGILADEMGLGKTIQAIAFLAHLYEKGIKGPHLITVPSSTLDNWVRELGLWCPSLKVLVYYGSVEDRRYLRQEILSDLIDFNIIVSTYNLTIGNDHDRSLFRKLKLKYAIFDEGHMLKNMKSLRYRHLMTINAEHRLLLTGTPLQNNLLELMSLLNFIMPSMFSSSNSQISKMFSTRSSEDESTFHKERIAQAKLIMKPFILRRVKRDVLKELPPKVEKIEMCPMSEAQQKLYEKLFKKLKRAPGGEKQELCNVMMQLRKMANHPLLHRQYYTSEKLAVMSQAMLKEPTHFDADPALIQEDMEVMSDFELHNLCKEYTSISTFQLEKKLILDSGKFALLTKLLAKLKEKGDRVVLFSQFTMVLDIVEILLKHLDHQFVRLDGSTPMAERIGLIDKYNTNPEIFVFLLSTRAGGQGINLASANTVILHDIDCNPFNDKQAEDRCHRMGQTRTVQVIKLISKDSIEACMLRVGQEKLKLEQDMTTDEGEDGAMTEQMAELLKVSLGL is encoded by the exons ATGAGTTTGTTTAGCCTCGAACGGTTCCGTTTCCAAAAGGACAAAGCTGCTGATGGTCGCAGTAAGTCGTCGGACAGATCAAGCTCGGATAAAGAGAATCACAGAG GCAAGTTACAGAGACATGGACTGGAGGATGGTTCTTCTGATGACAAAGCTGTCAGGATGGGCAA GGATTCTCTATCAAAGGACATGGAGGACAAAGTGTCCAAACTTATGGAAATGTTCCCTCAGAAGAGCAAGAAAGATCTGCTGGCG GTGGTTGAGAGTACCAGCACACTGGAGGGAGCTGTAGCCCATTGTTTGTTAGTGTATGGTGAGAAAg ATTCAGGCAGACAGAAAGGCAAAACCAGACATAATGAAGATGATGAAAACGCTCAGCCGATGAAGAGAAGAAAAATCACG CGGTCAGATACTGAGGATGAAGAAGACTCTGAAGAAGAGGAAAACCAGGAGCCGAGCAGAGAGAAGCAGGAAGCTCTCCTGAGGAAGCTCAAGAAAAAAATACCTGATTTTGAAAAGGAT GTCCTGAGAGACGTCCTTCGAGAGCATGACTGGGACTATGAGAATGCCCTGGGATCATTGCTAATGTTTTCCTCAACAG ATTCCAGTTCACCAGAGGATCAAAGAAAACCAAAGGCCAAATCGTCTCACTCCGAAGTAAAAAATGCCAAGAGCTTGCAGAAGCCAGAAAGTTCGTCTAGTCTTTCAAAATGGTTGACAGCGGCCCCATCACCAGTGCGAAACGTCTCCACTCCATCTACCCCCAAAACGCACAAAGTGGCGAGTAGCAACAACACGATCAAAAACGACTCCTTTAAACGGAAAAAAGACAATGATTTGCGAGTAGACAACATAAGTGCCTCTGAGggtgaggaggaggaggaggagctGGATAGCGAGGTTGATAGCATCTCTGATGACCTGGAGTCTGATGATGATGAGGATGACATCGCTCCTCATCTCCAAGACCAGATCATTCAGTTCCTTCAAGAGGCTTCTCTAGATGAGCTTGTTCTGATATCTCTTTGCTCAGTCAAAAAAGCTCAAAGGATCATTTCCTTGAGGCCTTTTAACTCTTGGAAGGATGTG AAAGAGCAGTTTTTTAAGGATAATGGCCTGTCTATAGACCTGGTACATGGCTGCAAGGTGGTACTGAAAGAGAGGCAGGTGGTCAGAGACCTCATGGGCAGATGTGAGAAGATCGCACAGAAAATGACTAAAGATGTCACACAGGTCATAGAAGCAGGCATGGGCTCCATGAAGCAACCCAAAGTCCTAAACAGCAA ATTTCATTTGCAGCCATATCAGCTGATTGGCTTGAAGTGGTTGATTCTGCTCCACCAGCACAAGCTCAGTGGGATTCTGGCAGATGAAATG GGGCTTGGTAAGACTATTCAGGCCATCGCTTTCCTGGCTCATCTGTATGAAAAAGGCATCAAAGGGCCTCATCTTATAACTGTGCCTTCATCCACTTTAG ATAATTGGGTTCGTGAGCTTGGTCTTTGGTGCCCCAGTCTGAAAGTTCTTGTTTACTATG GGTCAGTGGAAGACCGCAGATACTTGCGGCAAGAGATCCTCAGCGATCTAATTGATTTCAACATCATAGTGTCCAC ATACAATCTCACAATAGGAAACGACCATGACCGCAGTCTCTTCCGCAAGCTGAAGCTCAAATATGCGATTTTTGACGAGGGCCACATGCTGAAAAACATGAAATCGTTGCGATACCGCCACCTCATGACCATCAAT GCTGAGCACCGATTACTGCTAACTGGAACACCTTTGCAGAACAACCTGTTAGAGCTCATGTCCCTGTTGAACTTCATCATGCCTTCCATGTTCTCCAGCAGCAATTCACAGATCTCCAAGATGTTCTCCACG AGATCATCAGAAGACGAGAGCACCTTTCACAAGGAGAGAATCGCACAGGCTAAACTTATCATGAAGCCATTTATCCTGAGACGAGTCAAGCGTGAT GTATTGAAAGAGCTTCCACCAAAAGTGGAGAAGATTGAAATGTGTCCCATGAGTGAGGCCCAGCAGAAGCTATATGAGAAGCTTTTTAAGAAGCTCAAAAGGGCTCCAGGTGGAGAGA AGCAAGAACTTTGCAATGTGATGATGCAGCTGAGAAAGATGGCCAATCATCCGTTATTACACCGTCAGTATTACACTAGTGAAAAATTGGCTGTCATGAGTCAAGCCATGCTTAAG gaACCAACGCACTTTGATGCCGATCCTGCACTTATCCAGGAGGATATGGAGGTGATGTCTGACTTTGAACTGCATAATTTATGCAAGGAATACACCTCCATCAGCACTTTTCAGCTGGAGAAAAAGCTCATTTTAGACTCTGGGAAGTTTGCGCTGCTAACAAAGCTACTTGCCAAGCTCAAAGAAAAG GGTGACAGGGTTGTGCTGTTCAGTCAGTTCACCATGGTACTAGACATTGTGGAGATCCTGCTAAAACATCTTGATCATCAGTTTGTTCGGCTGGATGGCTCTACTCCCATGGCAGAGAG GATTGGCCTTATcgacaaatataacacaaaccCAGAGATCTTTGTGTTCCTTTTGTCAACCCGTGCCGGAGGCCAGGGAATCAACCTTGCCTCTGCTAACACCGTGATCCTGCACGACATTGACTGTAATCCATTTAATGACAAGCAAGCAGAAGACCGCTGTCATCGAATGGGGCAGACCAG AACAGTGCAGGTGATCAAGCTCATCAGCAAGGACTCGATTGAGGCCTGCATGCTACGTGTGGGACAGGAGAAACTGAAACTGGAGCAGGACATGACCACTGATGAGG
- the smarcad1a gene encoding SWI/SNF-related matrix-associated actin-dependent regulator of chromatin subfamily A containing DEAD/H box 1A isoform X1 has protein sequence MSLFSLERFRFQKDKAADGRSKSSDRSSSDKENHRGKLQRHGLEDGSSDDKAVRMGKDSLSKDMEDKVSKLMEMFPQKSKKDLLAVVESTSTLEGAVAHCLLVYGEKDSGRQKGKTRHNEDDENAQPMKRRKITRSDTEDEEDSEEEENQEPSREKQEALLRKLKKKIPDFEKDVLRDVLREHDWDYENALGSLLMFSSTDSSSPEDQRKPKAKSSHSEVKNAKSLQKPESSSSLSKWLTAAPSPVRNVSTPSTPKTHKVASSNNTIKNDSFKRKKDNDLRVDNISASEGEEEEEELDSEVDSISDDLESDDDEDDIAPHLQDQIIQFLQEASLDELVLISLCSVKKAQRIISLRPFNSWKDVKEQFFKDNGLSIDLVHGCKVVLKERQVVRDLMGRCEKIAQKMTKDVTQVIEAGMGSMKQPKVLNSKFHLQPYQLIGLKWLILLHQHKLSGILADEMGLGKTIQAIAFLAHLYEKGIKGPHLITVPSSTLDNWVRELGLWCPSLKVLVYYGSVEDRRYLRQEILSDLIDFNIIVSTYNLTIGNDHDRSLFRKLKLKYAIFDEGHMLKNMKSLRYRHLMTINAEHRLLLTGTPLQNNLLELMSLLNFIMPSMFSSSNSQISKMFSTRSSEDESTFHKERIAQAKLIMKPFILRRVKRDVLKELPPKVEKIEMCPMSEAQQKLYEKLFKKLKRAPGGEKQELCNVMMQLRKMANHPLLHRQYYTSEKLAVMSQAMLKEPTHFDADPALIQEDMEVMSDFELHNLCKEYTSISTFQLEKKLILDSGKFALLTKLLAKLKEKGDRVVLFSQFTMVLDIVEILLKHLDHQFVRLDGSTPMAERIGLIDKYNTNPEIFVFLLSTRAGGQGINLASANTVILHDIDCNPFNDKQAEDRCHRMGQTRTVQVIKLISKDSIEACMLRVGQEKLKLEQDMTTDEGEDGAMTEQMAELLKVSLGL, from the exons ATGAGTTTGTTTAGCCTCGAACGGTTCCGTTTCCAAAAGGACAAAGCTGCTGATGGTCGCAGTAAGTCGTCGGACAGATCAAGCTCGGATAAAGAGAATCACAGAG GCAAGTTACAGAGACATGGACTGGAGGATGGTTCTTCTGATGACAAAGCTGTCAGGATGGGCAA GGATTCTCTATCAAAGGACATGGAGGACAAAGTGTCCAAACTTATGGAAATGTTCCCTCAGAAGAGCAAGAAAGATCTGCTGGCG GTGGTTGAGAGTACCAGCACACTGGAGGGAGCTGTAGCCCATTGTTTGTTAGTGTATGGTGAGAAAg ATTCAGGCAGACAGAAAGGCAAAACCAGACATAATGAAGATGATGAAAACGCTCAGCCGATGAAGAGAAGAAAAATCACG CGGTCAGATACTGAGGATGAAGAAGACTCTGAAGAAGAGGAAAACCAGGAGCCGAGCAGAGAGAAGCAGGAAGCTCTCCTGAGGAAGCTCAAGAAAAAAATACCTGATTTTGAAAAGGAT GTCCTGAGAGACGTCCTTCGAGAGCATGACTGGGACTATGAGAATGCCCTGGGATCATTGCTAATGTTTTCCTCAACAG ATTCCAGTTCACCAGAGGATCAAAGAAAACCAAAGGCCAAATCGTCTCACTCCGAAGTAAAAAATGCCAAGAGCTTGCAGAAGCCAGAAAGTTCGTCTAGTCTTTCAAAATGGTTGACAGCGGCCCCATCACCAGTGCGAAACGTCTCCACTCCATCTACCCCCAAAACGCACAAAGTGGCGAGTAGCAACAACACGATCAAAAACGACTCCTTTAAACGGAAAAAAGACAATGATTTGCGAGTAGACAACATAAGTGCCTCTGAGggtgaggaggaggaggaggagctGGATAGCGAGGTTGATAGCATCTCTGATGACCTGGAGTCTGATGATGATGAGGATGACATCGCTCCTCATCTCCAAGACCAGATCATTCAGTTCCTTCAAGAGGCTTCTCTAGATGAGCTTGTTCTGATATCTCTTTGCTCAGTCAAAAAAGCTCAAAGGATCATTTCCTTGAGGCCTTTTAACTCTTGGAAGGATGTG AAAGAGCAGTTTTTTAAGGATAATGGCCTGTCTATAGACCTGGTACATGGCTGCAAGGTGGTACTGAAAGAGAGGCAGGTGGTCAGAGACCTCATGGGCAGATGTGAGAAGATCGCACAGAAAATGACTAAAGATGTCACACAGGTCATAGAAGCAGGCATGGGCTCCATGAAGCAACCCAAAGTCCTAAACAGCAA ATTTCATTTGCAGCCATATCAGCTGATTGGCTTGAAGTGGTTGATTCTGCTCCACCAGCACAAGCTCAGTGGGATTCTGGCAGATGAAATG GGGCTTGGTAAGACTATTCAGGCCATCGCTTTCCTGGCTCATCTGTATGAAAAAGGCATCAAAGGGCCTCATCTTATAACTGTGCCTTCATCCACTTTAG ATAATTGGGTTCGTGAGCTTGGTCTTTGGTGCCCCAGTCTGAAAGTTCTTGTTTACTATG GGTCAGTGGAAGACCGCAGATACTTGCGGCAAGAGATCCTCAGCGATCTAATTGATTTCAACATCATAGTGTCCAC ATACAATCTCACAATAGGAAACGACCATGACCGCAGTCTCTTCCGCAAGCTGAAGCTCAAATATGCGATTTTTGACGAGGGCCACATGCTGAAAAACATGAAATCGTTGCGATACCGCCACCTCATGACCATCAAT GCTGAGCACCGATTACTGCTAACTGGAACACCTTTGCAGAACAACCTGTTAGAGCTCATGTCCCTGTTGAACTTCATCATGCCTTCCATGTTCTCCAGCAGCAATTCACAGATCTCCAAGATGTTCTCCACG AGATCATCAGAAGACGAGAGCACCTTTCACAAGGAGAGAATCGCACAGGCTAAACTTATCATGAAGCCATTTATCCTGAGACGAGTCAAGCGTGAT GTATTGAAAGAGCTTCCACCAAAAGTGGAGAAGATTGAAATGTGTCCCATGAGTGAGGCCCAGCAGAAGCTATATGAGAAGCTTTTTAAGAAGCTCAAAAGGGCTCCAGGTGGAGAGA AGCAAGAACTTTGCAATGTGATGATGCAGCTGAGAAAGATGGCCAATCATCCGTTATTACACCGTCAGTATTACACTAGTGAAAAATTGGCTGTCATGAGTCAAGCCATGCTTAAG gaACCAACGCACTTTGATGCCGATCCTGCACTTATCCAGGAGGATATGGAGGTGATGTCTGACTTTGAACTGCATAATTTATGCAAGGAATACACCTCCATCAGCACTTTTCAGCTGGAGAAAAAGCTCATTTTAGACTCTGGGAAGTTTGCGCTGCTAACAAAGCTACTTGCCAAGCTCAAAGAAAAG GGTGACAGGGTTGTGCTGTTCAGTCAGTTCACCATGGTACTAGACATTGTGGAGATCCTGCTAAAACATCTTGATCATCAGTTTGTTCGGCTGGATGGCTCTACTCCCATGGCAGAGAG GATTGGCCTTATcgacaaatataacacaaaccCAGAGATCTTTGTGTTCCTTTTGTCAACCCGTGCCGGAGGCCAGGGAATCAACCTTGCCTCTGCTAACACCGTGATCCTGCACGACATTGACTGTAATCCATTTAATGACAAGCAAGCAGAAGACCGCTGTCATCGAATGGGGCAGACCAG AACAGTGCAGGTGATCAAGCTCATCAGCAAGGACTCGATTGAGGCCTGCATGCTACGTGTGGGACAGGAGAAACTGAAACTGGAGCAGGACATGACCACTGATGAGG GGGAAGATGGAGCTATGACCGAACAAATGGCTGAGCTGCTCAAAGTCTCACTGGGTTTATAA
- the LOC135729492 gene encoding macrophage-expressed gene 1 protein-like yields MEFRAIYLLMLYCFMNVCDLSPLIRPSNGLNECRKNSALTALEVLPGGGWDNLRNIDMGRVMDLSYSQCQTTEDGVYLIPDEVFVIPQKESEVETHSEIIMSWLEEKSSTSRSINADASFFSKINGKFSKENQRMKTHQVGENSVTARVQVHNHLYAVKAYPNFALDSAFAQQAMEIADAIKNNQTRQATYLSEKLILDYGTHVITSVDAGATLVQEDYLKKSYVSNSQSHMSSVSASAGFNFFGKVKFDIGGKDTQGSSEISEYQGNITYSLIQSHGGALFYPGITLQKWQESTLNNLVAIDRSGVPLHYFLNPSTFPDLPEPIVTKLALLVYEAAENYYQINTIPGCIYPHYQNFNFQANVNGSCEGPVTNLSFGGVYQACTPLTEDGNIICDELAQKNPATGDFSCPEPYTATLLRSETIENGYYRSECREKCHKCGFLWLRSCCDQICGDNYFVRRATINTFWCSTTVNTPNYSGYLFGGLYGPSLPNPITKSSSCPDNFIAQKLLSNGMMVCLSNDYTKGTKSSVPFGGFFSCQSGNPLAQNQSRCPPQFSQHLAAISDGCEILYCVQSSVFTGGDLKPVHLPPFTNPPLISNATNNVAIMTEGDRSWVRVGGTKTWRQAEPDEIQKALMLDTSGGEKAGLAFNAMVLVVFVVSAFIL; encoded by the exons ATGGAATTTAGAGCAATCTATCTGCTGATGCTCTACTGTTTCATGAATGTCTGTGATCTTTCTCCACTCATCCGTCCCAGTAATGGACTCAATGAGTGTCGCAAAAACTCTGCTTTAACAGCACTGGAGGTTTTACCAGGAGGCGGTTGGGATAACCTGCGTAACATAGACATGGGACGAGTGATGGACCTGAGCTATTCCCAGTGCCAGACCACTGAAGATGGTGTTTATCTCATTCCTGATGAAGTCTTTGTCATTCCACAGAAAGAGAGCGAAGTGGAAACTCACTCTGAGATCATCATGTCTTGGCTGGAGGAGAAAAGCTCAACTTCACGCTCCATCAATGCAGATGCatcttttttttctaaaatcaaTGGAAAATTCTCAAAAGAAAACCAACGTATGAAAACCCACCAAGTGGGAGAGAATTCGGTAACAGCTCGGGTTCAA GTACATAATCATCTGTACGCAGTGAAGGCATATCCGAATTTCGCCTTGGACTCTGCCTTTGCTCAACAGGCCATGGAAATCGCAGACGCTATTAAGAACAATCAAACACGTCAAGCAACTTACCTGTCAGAGAAACTTATTCTTGACTATGGTACTCATGTTATCACAAGTGTTGATGCCGGTGCCACTTTAGTGCAGGAGGACTATCTGAAAAAGTCCTATGTCTCTAACAGTCAGTCACACATGTCTTCTGTCTCAGCATCAGCAGGCTTTAACTTTTTTGGCAAAGTAAAATTTGATATTGGTGGCAAGGATACTCAAGGAAGCTCTGAAATAAGTGAATATCAGGGTAACATCACATATTCTTTAATTCAGAGTCATGGAGGGGCTTTATTTTACCCAGGCATCACTCTACAGAAGTGGCAGGAGAGCACGCTCAATAATCTGGTGGCTATCGATCGCTCTGGAGTGCCACTGCACTATTTTCTCAATCCATCAACATTTCCAGACCTTCCAGAGCCAATAGTTACTAAACTAGCTTTGTTAGTTTATGAGGCTGCAGAGAATTACTACCAAATAAACACAATTCCAGGGTGTATATATCCACATTATCAAAATTTTAACTTCCAGGCAAATGTGAATGGATCTTGTGAGGGTCCAGTCACTAACCTTAGCTTTGGTGGTGTTTATCAAGCATGCACTCCATTGACAGAAGATGGAAATATCATCTGTGATGAGTTAGCGCAGAAGAATCCAGCCACTGGTGATTTTTCATGTCCTGAGCCATACACTGCCACCCTATTACGCTCTGAGACAATAGAAAATGGGTATTATCGTTCTGAGTGCAGGGAGAAATGTCATAAATGTGGTTTTTTATGGCTGCGTTCTTGTTGTGACCAGATATGTGGTGATAATTATTTTGTCCGTCGCGCAACAATTAACACCTTCTGGTGTTCCACAACTGTGAATACTCCTAATTACTCCGGATATCTTTTTGGAGGTCTTTATGGACCATCTTTGCCAAACCCTATAACAAAATCCAGCAGCTGTCCTGACAACTTCATTGCTCAAAAACTATTGTCTAATGGCATGATGGTTTGTTTGAGCAATGATTATACAAAAGGAACAAAATCCTCAGTACCTTTTGGTGGTTTTTTTAGCTGTCAGTCTGGCAATCCTCTTGCACAAAATCAGTCTCGCTGTCCACCTCAGTTCAGCCAACATTTAGCTGCCATTAGTGATGGTTGTGAGATATTGTACTGCGTCCAGTCATCCGTGTTCACTGGTGGTGATTTAAAGCCTGTTCACCTTCCACCTTTTACAAATCCACCACTGATCAGCAATGCAACAAACAATGTGGCTATAATGACAGAAGGCGATCGGTCTTGGGTGAGAGTTGGAGGAACTAAGACATGGCGACAGGCAGAACCAGATGAAATTCAAAAGGCATTAATGCTCGACACATCTGGAGGAGAGAAGGCTGGTCTAGCCTTTAATGCAATGGTTTTAGTCGTTTTTGTAGTCAGTGCATTTATTTTGTGA